The genomic interval TTATTTTGGGCAGAGATCCGGATCCTAAAGGTGCAAAGGAGTATTTGATTGCACTGCGCAATGGCACGTTGAACAGAATGAGAATACTTGAACGACTCAGATACTCTAAGGAAGGGAAAATAAAAAAAGTTAAGATAAGAGGCTTATTGTTCAAGCGTATCATGAATATGGTCTATAGCTTGCCGATTATTGGATATATAATTCAGATCATTTTTGTGATTATTAAATTCCCAATCATTATAAGAAGCGCAGAAAGATATGAAGCGTTTGTAGGTACAAAATTTACGGAATACCAATCGGATTTTCACGAACTGTCAGATAAGCTTTCAAGACAGGGTGACCGTGCCGATCTGCTAAGTGAGGAGCTTGCGACAAAGGCATCGGTGCAGGATGTGTATGGTGTGAAAGAGGAGCTTGCGACAAAGGCAAATATAGTCACTTCTGAAGAATTGAAAAAGTTGGAAGAAGAAAGTCATGAGCTGGATAATTTTTATTTGGCTTTTGAAAATCATTTTAGGGGTACGAGAAGTCAGATTAAGTTGCGTGCAGAAGAATATTTGCCAATTGTGCGGGAAGCATGCACAGGCATGCAAGACGCAACGGTAGTGGATATAGGATGTGGTCGAGGCGAGTGGTTGGAAATATTAAAAGAAAATGGTATATCTGCACGTGGGGTTGATTTAAACAAAATAATGATAAATGAATGTTTAAATAGAGGCTTTGATGTTATAGAAGCTGATGTGATAAAATATTTCGGTTCTCTGGATAATAAATCTGTGGGAGCGATTACAGGGATGCATATAGTTGAGCATTTACCATTTGAGCAAATTATAAAGCTTTTTGATGAGGCGTATAGGACGCTAAAGGATGGCGGAGTACTGATTTTAGAGACTCCAAATCCGGAGAATTTAATGGTTGGAGCTTGTAATTTTTATACCGATCCAACTCATGAACGCCCTATCCCACCGTTAACAATTCAGTTTATAGCCGAAGAAAGAGGGTTTGGAAAAGTTTCTATTATGCGTTTAAAAAAAGATAGAATTGCGGAGCCACCTTCAGGAATGGATCCTTTGTTGCAAGGGATTTTTTATGCGGCACCGGATTATGCACTGGTCGCTTACAAAGTTTAACTAAAGTTCATATTATGAGCAATAAGTCGATATTTTATTTTTTAGATTTCATATGTGATTGTAACACAAATACGGGAGTTCAACGTGTTAGTCGCAGTTTGGCAAAAGCACTTATTGAAAGCGGGCGTAAGCTTATTTTTGTACGATGGGATGAAAGGGGAAAAAGTATTAGAATCGCCTCTCAAGAGGAGGTGAAAATTCTTGAAATGTGGAATGGACCGAAGATTTCCGAGTGGGTCGATTTGTCTAAACATCCATCTAAGGCATATGCATCGGAATCTCTTCATGAATCACGTTTTGCAAATGATATGAAAGGAAGTTGGTTGCTTGTTCCGGAAGTGACGCATATTACGAATTTATCTTACGCTCCAACGGATGAGCTGATAAATTATGCCAAAAGAACGGCAATGAAAACGGCGTTTATTTTTTATGACGCAATACCGTTCAAGCTTGATGAGTATCATGAAATGAAAGATAAACATGCTAAATACATGCAAGATATTGCTCTGGCGGATTTAATTTTGCCAATTTCTGAATTTGCGAGTGATGATTTAAAGACTTACTATTGTGAGCGAATGTTTTTTAGCGAAAAAACTTTGCCATCAATTATTCCTCTCCCGCTTGCGGGAGAGTTGCCAAATGTGAAAAGAGTACATGAATACAGTGAGCCGGATAAAGATAAGCGTATCATTCTATGCGTTGGTACTATTGAAAAGCGTAAAAATCAAACGACATTACTGGATGCTTTTAATACATTTTGCTCAAAGAATCCGGAGATGGATATAGACTTGGTACTTGTTGGAAACTTACATCCTACGATATCTCCATATTTGACTCAAATGACGGAATCGAATCCTTATATCAAATATTTGAAATATGTTCATGACGATGAACTTCAAGCTTTATACAAGCGAGCGCTTTTTACGGTCTTCCCTTCTCTTGAAGAGGGTTTCGGACTCCCTATAATTGAAAGTCTTTGGTATGGGAAACCCTCTGTTTGCGCCGATTTTGGAGCAATGAAAGAAATAGCGGACGATGGAGGATGTTTAGCGGTTGATGTGAGTTCTCAAAAAGCATTGGGCGCTGCAATTGAAAATATGTTGCAGGATCATGATTTGCGTTCAAGACTCGGTAAGGAAGCTACTGCAAGAAAAATAAAAACATGGCAAAGGTACTCCGAGGAGATGCTTGCGATATTTGAAAAATATGATGATCCAATGACAAAATTGAATAAAATTTATTATTTAGCGGATCATACTTGTTCGTATCCGCGTAATACAGGGATTCAGCGTGTCACAAGGATGCTTGCAAGTTCTTTGGAAAGGCTTGGCGCTCCTATGCAAATAGTGAAATGGAATCATGAAAAGAACGAGCTTATGAGTTTGGATAAACAAGAAAAGGAGCATTTATCACTCTGGAATGGCCCTGAATTTTCTTTAGAGAATGACGTTTTATTTGAAGACTTGGCCGGTAGCTGGTTATTTGTTCCTGAATTGACAACATATGCAGGTGGTGGTTTTATGGCAAGACTTATTAATTTTGCGCGAGAGCATTCTATGAAGGTGGCTATTGTGTTTTACGACGCTATTCCTCATAAACTTAAAGAGCTGTATCCACCTGAGGCAACGAGTGCGCACAGGGAATATATGAATGCTCTGGGTTTTGCAGATCACGTGTTTTGTATTTCTGAAACATCAAAAAATGATTTATTGGATTATTGCTATAAACTTGATACGTATTTTAATGATCTTATCAAGAAAATTCACGCAACTCCATTGGCAACTGAATTTTTGGAAAGGCCACGTATTTTATCTCATGGGGAAAAGCAATCGAATACGGTTAAAATACTTGCGGTTGGTACTGTAGAGCCAAGAAAGAATCATAAAACTCTTTTGAAGGCATTTAATAAAATGTGCGAAGAGCATCCGAAAAATAATTTTGAACTTATTCTGGCCGGTGGGGCTCCATTTCCGGAGCTTGAAAAAATGGTGGAAGATGCGAAAAAAGAAAATAAATCAATCAAATGGTTACGAGAAACGAATGATGAAGAATTGAGTCGTCTCTATGAAGAGTGTGATTTTACGGTTTATCCTTCGATTGAAGAAGGTTTTGGATTGCCGATTGTAGAAAGTATATGGCATGCAAGGCCGTGTATTGCTCATAATCAAGGGGCGCTTGAAG from Candidatus Peregrinibacteria bacterium carries:
- a CDS encoding methyltransferase domain-containing protein, whose amino-acid sequence is MNDVGTEIIDEKDVLERVENELAKINAREIKSPAFYNKESHSLPLVAHEKSQLLWRMGHYINKRFNSKGVEKVFKYLAKHFVRIIPRTRRYYVLEDFLQYYDEQFLNNAYKLILGRDPDPKGAKEYLIALRNGTLNRMRILERLRYSKEGKIKKVKIRGLLFKRIMNMVYSLPIIGYIIQIIFVIIKFPIIIRSAERYEAFVGTKFTEYQSDFHELSDKLSRQGDRADLLSEELATKASVQDVYGVKEELATKANIVTSEELKKLEEESHELDNFYLAFENHFRGTRSQIKLRAEEYLPIVREACTGMQDATVVDIGCGRGEWLEILKENGISARGVDLNKIMINECLNRGFDVIEADVIKYFGSLDNKSVGAITGMHIVEHLPFEQIIKLFDEAYRTLKDGGVLILETPNPENLMVGACNFYTDPTHERPIPPLTIQFIAEERGFGKVSIMRLKKDRIAEPPSGMDPLLQGIFYAAPDYALVAYKV
- a CDS encoding glycosyltransferase, which encodes MSNKSIFYFLDFICDCNTNTGVQRVSRSLAKALIESGRKLIFVRWDERGKSIRIASQEEVKILEMWNGPKISEWVDLSKHPSKAYASESLHESRFANDMKGSWLLVPEVTHITNLSYAPTDELINYAKRTAMKTAFIFYDAIPFKLDEYHEMKDKHAKYMQDIALADLILPISEFASDDLKTYYCERMFFSEKTLPSIIPLPLAGELPNVKRVHEYSEPDKDKRIILCVGTIEKRKNQTTLLDAFNTFCSKNPEMDIDLVLVGNLHPTISPYLTQMTESNPYIKYLKYVHDDELQALYKRALFTVFPSLEEGFGLPIIESLWYGKPSVCADFGAMKEIADDGGCLAVDVSSQKALGAAIENMLQDHDLRSRLGKEATARKIKTWQRYSEEMLAIFEKYDDPMTKLNKIYYLADHTCSYPRNTGIQRVTRMLASSLERLGAPMQIVKWNHEKNELMSLDKQEKEHLSLWNGPEFSLENDVLFEDLAGSWLFVPELTTYAGGGFMARLINFAREHSMKVAIVFYDAIPHKLKELYPPEATSAHREYMNALGFADHVFCISETSKNDLLDYCYKLDTYFNDLIKKIHATPLATEFLERPRILSHGEKQSNTVKILAVGTVEPRKNHKTLLKAFNKMCEEHPKNNFELILAGGAPFPELEKMVEDAKKENKSIKWLRETNDEELSRLYEECDFTVYPSIEEGFGLPIVESIWHARPCIAHNQGALEEVARDGGCIVINMHEVIELKDAMTKLALNKYALAGLAKKARERRMKTWDDYGKEIVDHLVGDVVKGIQSKNCEKSDHANTKFYRPLLSICVTTYNRAKWLNISLAVLMKLTEPYRDIVEVIVCDNASTDNTAEVAQHYDGVENFQYFCNPVNVGMLGNLHVTARHSSGQYVWLVGDDDIIKPKAIECIIKAILTYPRLSLIYLNYAYTTQNSLESSDDLDSFISHGIPIVPASSDFYGKIKEIAPNNENFFTAIYACVFRRDHALMAYSQDTMGRPFSSLLTCVPTTYHVCNNMFDEFGYWIGDPALVVNMNVSWGKYATLWRLERIPEIYALAQMKGASPIKMDGWRTNNCKDITYYLNEIYFNDIAKNLPYFSIERFILNNKHLEVFKAQLPEIKTICKKAFTAGSFGQLSPDEVFFKFDLSYL